The Leishmania mexicana MHOM/GT/2001/U1103 complete genome, chromosome 29 DNA window TGGGCCGCCACTTGCCCTCGTAGAACACATCACCGCACCTGCTCAGCTCGACGTTGTACGTCTTCCGCTGCAGAGGCGTGCCCGTCATGAAGCACGAGATGAAGGCGACCTGGTTCGGATTCGCCATCCTGTCCTTGGTGGCGCGAATCTTCTCGATACCGAGGGCGGCAACCTCTGCCGGCACAATGCCTACCGCCTCCTCACGGTCCGCCTGACGAGAGAGGAAGGTGCGCTGCAGATGCCAGTGGtacggcaccggcaccgtgTGCGGCTCCATCTTCATCCGCACGGTGAAGAGAGGATCAACGGCGTTGCCGTCGTGCTGGTCGACCAGCTCCGTGGCCTCAAGGCCGTACATCTCTGCCGCCCGCAGTTTCAGCTCCTCCCACGTCATCCTGTGATGCTTGCGACCGCtgagggcggaggaggagtgtCGGCGACCCTttgcgccgccctcgcctccATCCAAGGACGGGAGCACAACTCGATCCTCTTCATCCTTCTCCGCGTTggcagccgctgccccctGCGCAGGCttctcagcagcggcggcggctctctCCTCGGCCTCTGCCGCAATCGCGGCTTGCTGGCGCTCCTGCTCTTCCTGCGCCGCCCTCAACTCTGCCGGGGTGGGGGGCAGCGTGTATACAATCTCTTCGACCTCGCCCTCCGCGGTCGCCACCTCAGCCAGCAGAATCTTCTCCTGTATTTCCTGACTGATCTtcttcagctgcgcctcgcgcTCACGGCGAGCCGCCTTTTTCTCTTTCTTCGACTTGGCCATGCCGCTGGCGTCGAgacagcaccagcagcgacaacgactgactgcacacgcacgcacagtgCTAAGAGCAATGCGCGGCGCCAGGCATGCAATAAGGCTCGTCTCTGCACACAGGTGTGTCGCACGAGCACCGATCGCCGCGCTCTTTTGCCCCGAGAGCACGAAagtctgtgtgtgggcagcgcctgaaaacagaaaaaaaacgaaaggcAAGAGGGACAGCGAAAGAGATGCGCGGAAGAACGGGATAAGGTAGAGACatgtagagagagagcgagagacgcgAGCAGCGCAGAGGTTTGTCCACAGGCGCCACCCGTAGacggggggagagagggggcacGTGCAGAGGTGCACTGTGCCCACCACTCCACGTCCGTCTGCCTGTCACCCCCTTTCGGGCGGCAGGTTATGAGGACCTTTGAGCGAaacacacgcaagcagcaCCCAACGTGCCTGTCCACAAGTATGCATggagggtgcgtgtgcgttggtCTGCTTTCCAGTGCTAGGTGCCTCCAAGACGACAGACACACCCCACATCGACGGGTTGTCGAGAGTGCTCGAGTACTCACAGTCCACCATGGCCACCATCGCATAACCCCCTGCCTTGGGGGGATCAGTGTCATCGTTGTCAACTTTCGAAGAGCACCAGATGCACGCCTTCTACCCCGCGCCGAGTGGTGCTCAGCAGAGCATGGCACCCGCTGCTTTTCCGTTTTCTGGCAGGGCATTTTCTTGTCGTCTCGTTTCTTCTGCGTCCCTGCCGTTGGTAGACACACCCATCCGCAGACacggacacgcgcacacctgTATATACGCcaacacacccgcacacccacacggcgAGTGATGACCACACTgtcacctcccccccctctcctctccgcttcTCCACATACGCCCCTTCACcggaaaaaaggaaagactCCTGacaggcgagagagagccgcAAGATAGACACGCAGAGTACGAAGGAGCGGCACAACACGTacgcaagagagagcgagcgagcgagtggGCGAGGCAGGCATGGGAACGCACATCGCGGCCGTCGTGCGCACACCATGCGCAACGGCACGGTAGACAGTGAACATGCGAAGagacaaaaggaaaaacggAAACAAAGTGCGAGAGATGAGAAGGGGCGgcctccctccaccaccgcagacCACTACAGCCGCTCATCTCAGGCTACactccctttctctcgcaCATGGCTATCCCAGTATGTGCGTGTTCATGCCCTTCCACTCCTCTCAAGCACTCGTTCTCCTCGCTACCGTGCACCGAGTGCGAAGGCATCCCATCGacacggggggaggggtggggagcgATGCCACAAAATGTCAGAGCCCTCCGTCTGGTTTGCAGCTCCACTCCATGGACGCGCTGCTGATCATCCATCGTTCTTTCCGCCCCGTTTAGTAGGTCTGTGCGGACATGAGTGTGATGTTGTCCTTGCCGTCTATCATCGCCTCGCGGCTTGTGCTGGCAAAGCCGTGCTCGTCGATGAGTTCCGTCATCAAGCCTGCATTGTTGTAGTAGCCCGCTGTGACGTGCGGGCCCTTCAAGCGCAGGTTCCCGCGCGTGCCGGCCGCCAGCACCTTGGCGTCACTCGTGCCACGGTCGCCTACTACCTTAGCCTCGACGTGGGGAACCATGCCCTGCGAGCCCTTCTTCAGCGTGCGCCATGTCAGCATGTAGGATGCCTCGATGGGGCCGCGAAAGACGTACACGTCATCCAGGCTGAGGGCCTTGGATAGCTTGTTGAGATACTCCTCAGAGACGGGGGCCTCGATGCCGTTTTCGAAGATGACAACGGAGCGGAGGTGCTCAAACTGATCTGCGTCGAAGTTCCCAGCGTGCTTCAGGATGAGGTCGAAGTCTGCCTTGCGCCCCACGAGcgtctccacctcctcgacgcAGAGCTTCTCGATGCCGTTGATGGCGTGATCATCTGTGAACATGTCGGAGTGAATGTGCACAAGCACTGCACCGGAGGTGAGCGCCGCATACGGGGCGATGATGGCGCCGATGGGGTCCGTGTGGTGGTTCGGCATTACACCGAAGCGCGTCTCTGCCTTGAACTGCATGAGCTGGCTGAAGAGGAAGCCGGCGTTCACGCAGTTGCGGTGTGAGTAGGTGATGTGCAGCTTGTCCTCCATGGGCGGGTTGGGGTCCTCCAGTGCCAGCACTGGATCGTcggggtgcagcagcgccgacagaCGACGCAGGCGTTGCTCGTAGTACGAGAAGGGGCCCCACACGAGCATCTTCCGCATCGGCGTCACGCCTAGCAAGTTCATGTTGTGGTCCGTGATGATGACCTTCTTGAGGTAGTAAAACTCCTGCGAGTGCACCCACTGAAACTTCTGGCCTGGGTAGGAGAGCCCCAGCTCTGGGATGACGTTGTAGATGGTGTCCCAGAAGTGCATGTTGCGCTCCACTAGCTCGCCCTGCTTCATCTCCGGCACGTTGATCCACTCGCGGGCCACAAGATGGCGAGGCTGAAACTCGTTCAGATAGAAGCGCAGCTTGTCCGCGCTGATGGTGTCTTGCGGCACGAtgcagagcagcgcgccaATCTTTGCGCACGCAAGTTGCAGCACGAAGGTCTCACAGTTGCATGGCTGGATCGCCAGCACGCGATCACCAGGCCGAACACCCGTCTGCAGCAGACCGTGCGCCAGGGCCTCGCTGTTCTTGCGTATGTCAGCAAAGGCCCAGCGGACTGCCTGATGCTCAATGCGGAGAAAGTCCTTGTAGTACATCTTACGAGACTGGATGTTGACGTAGTAGCCGATCAGCTGATCCAGCACCGGTGTGCCACACGTGCCCTTCACCTCCGAGTAGGCAGGCATGTAGGGGCCTGAAGaggccgcggtggcggccccGGGTGCCGACTTGGGGATGGTACCCGAGGAGGTCACGCCGTGGTTgaagcgcgcggcggcggcggcggcgcttgccGCTAGCGGACGAGCAATCCGGCGGAACATGGATGGAGTACTAGCCCCTGAAGGAGGTGAGATAGGTGACTAGGAGAAGGAAGACGCTAAGAGGGTGCGCTAGAGGTTTACagacagggagagggagccCATGATCCACCCCACTGACTACGCGCGTAAGTGCGGCTGCAACAGCTCCTATCCGTAgccgtcgcgcgcgcacaaacacgcaAATGCTCCAAGGCGAAAGACGTACTAGAAGGAATCCTTGACGTGAAACTAAGGCCGAGCGCTCCCACACAGGGCAAGCCGTTTCTGGGAGATGAGGTTGGCCAATACTAAGTCGGTTGAGGGTGCGCTAGGTGAGCCGCGACAGACGAACGATGAGATGGGCGGAAGGGAGAACGACTTTGGCGTGTGCGGGTTTCTACACAGAGAAAAGCGAACCAATGCCGGGCGGAcaaggaaggggaggggactgGATGGGTGGGCAGCGCTTGACTGCTGTAGCACACCCGCGCCAtgcgggcagaggagggagtGGCAAAAAGAGAGGAGCGGGCAGAAATGTCGAAGCAGCAGTAGAGCGGAGGAGCCGCACAGGTGACAACAGGGAGCAGCAGCCAGATGGGcggacgcgcgcacacggttGACCAAGCCAACATGATAAGTATAAACGATGCCTGCGCGTGCACTATCTATCGTCGTCAGACTCAGAAACCAAGAGAAAGATAAGCCGCATCCGCAGCACGCGAGGCGTAGGTGGGAGAACGGATAAAGGGAAAGAAAACATCGCACAGCTGCTCACGGCAAGCTGCGGCGATGGCATCTGGTATCACGCATCCACAGAGCGCAGGGAAAAGAGTACACGTAAATGACTGGTTGACTGGTGTTGCACATCTGCGGCGgcgaaagagggaggaggacgagagaAAGACACACGTCGATAGGAACGACAACACAACAGCGATGACATCGAGCTGAAATGGCACAATGGGTGCGGCATGCGCCTCACGGCACGCATGgaccccctctcctcggGGGGggagcagaaaaaaaggctCGGTTAGGGAGCACATCAGCCTTCGGAGAACACTGCAGATAGGACAAAGCCCCAGCAGCGcaaggaggggagaggggaccgacaacacacacgcacgcacgcaggccaTCCGCTATGCCGCCTCGGCGtcactcgcgctctcgtcCTCTACTCGGACCCGGTCCGGATGATCTCGACCAGACTGTTCACCTGATTCTCCTTCAGGGCGTTGCGGCAGCTAGCAATCAactgtgcgcgtgccgggCCAATGCGCACCATTCCCGCCTGCTGGATGCACGTGTTCACCTCCTTCAAGGCCAGCTTGAGCTCTTCGTAGTTGTTGATCCGCTTCGCATTCTCACAGAGCAGTTCCTGATCAACGTCGTACAGTGCCGCGTACGATTTCTTCATGGAGGCCATGTCACCCAGCAGCCGTGCGTCCTCGGCACGCCCGAGCAGCGTCTTCACGACGGTAGCTGCATCCGCCATGTCGGTCGTGAGTTTCATCCGCACCTCGTTGAACTCGTCCACCTTCGCGAAGatcgcgcgcagccgcgacaGCTCGAGAGGCATCTCGCACCGAACCGAGACCGGGTCCGCCTTCCCCTcagcccacccacccttcAAGTCCTCCACGAAGGCATCGATAACCGCCCCACATGGCGCCAAGTGGTCAGACCACAGCGTAATGGTGTTGAAGGCCGCACCtgacgcagcagcgttgCACACCTCGATACCAaagctgctgccgtcgcggaCATGAATGAGCTCCAAGTGAAGCACCGGGTCAGTCGGCGCGTTAGCGTCAAGCAGCGCGACATCCTCCGGTACGCAGAAGGAATCCCGCAGCCACCTCTCAATCACGTCGAGACGGAGCAACTCACGCCACTGCAGTAACACGCAGCCGTTGGGCCGTTGGTAGGTGACTGTCTCACcgtgccgctgacgctgctgctctggaAGAATCGTGTAGAGTAGCTGGTACATCACGAAGCGGGGAACCCTGATGGTAACCTCGTGTATCTGGTAGTTATCGCCAAACGGTGGGCCTACAGCCACCGAGGCGCTGACGTTCAACGGAAGGTCGTCGGGGTGGGCAAAGCTGCACACGAGTGTGGAGCTGGGTTCCGCATGCGCAAAGGCTATGGTGTCCTGCTCTGCCGCGGTGGCCCATATCTCACACTGCAGGAGACAGCTATGCACGACAACGTCACCACGCTTCGCCGCTGGTCCCGTCACCTCGACACGCACTTCAACCTCCTTTGTCGCAAGGTTGGcggagcagcaacaacgcacctccacccccaaCTCTGGCATCGTCGTGTCCTGCGCCCCAGCAACCCGGCGAGCCAGCTGCTCTTCAAGACTGGCGAGCTGGGcggccagctgctgcttctcctgcaCAAGCGCCTCCAACACCTGTAGCTGACGCACCTCAGCCGCCTCGTCTTTTCGCATCTCGAGCAGCGTCAATCCACGCACGGTGCCATCCACAGTGCAGATGACCGGCAGAGGCACGCCGTCCTGCCGATAGTCTTCCGAAAgaaccgccgccacggcgctggAGTAGGTTTCGCGGAAGAGCACGATACCGCCTTTCTCCAACCCGCCGCCACGATCCGTGCGCACCTCCACCCGCCCGTTGCTCCACCCAATCACCAACTCGgccacgccgtcgccgtccacgtcacagaaggcggcggacacaggcacagacTTGCCCCTCACTCGCCACACGCGCTCGCCGCGCTCGTACATGCCGACGGTGCCATTCTCGAGCAAGTAGGCATACCGGCCAGCGctgtcagcggcggcagcctccGTGTCTGGGATCCGTGACGGCTCCCACAGAGGTACGAGCTTCTGCACTCGATCCACCTCGTGCACCGTCGcgatcgcctcctcgccatcgTACACGCGCACCTCAAAATCATCAGAGGCCACGAGCAGCGACAGGGGAGCAGATCCCGAATCCGGTACCGAGGTCCACGGCATGAGGGCCATGGCCGTCACCTGGTCCCCTGTCACTGTCCAGTACCGCTCGGCGCCGAAACGGTCGAAGCCGAATATGCTGCAGTTACCGCCAACAAcggccagcggcggcgcttctccaGAGGTGCTACACGGCTTCATCACAGTGccgcacaccaccgcctgcACCCCATCCTCCACGTCCTTATAGAAGACCTGCTTGTTCTGCTCCGCATCGTACGCCAGTAGGCTCGTTGCGGCACCGAAAAGAAGCACATCATACGTGGCAGCGATATCGGTGCTCCAGGCGTCGTAGAGCTGGCCTGCTGCCAGTGCCGTCGGGGCCTTCCCGAAGTTCAGTGTCTGGATGACAGACTCATCTTCCAGCCTGAACGTGGCACCGACGCTCGCTTGTGCCTCTCCTCGTTTAGCGGAGCGCTTGGCTTTCGCGGTGttggtgttgttgttgtgcaGAAGAACCCGCtgaccgctgctgccgaaggCGAGTGACACGGCCGAGGGTGGTGGACGTACGGCTAGTGTCTGTGCGCTTGCACTAGCCTCacgggcagcggcactgcGCAGAAATCGGCCTGCCGCGACGCGGTCCGGTAGAATCGAAGCACCGATGTTGAGCTCAAAGGCGGTGTCGAGCCGAATGTGGTTGCTCGTGTCTTTGACGGTCGACATCTCTTGAGGAAGAGAAATCCGGAGGGGGGAAAGGCCGTGAACTTGGCACCTGCAGCACTAAAAGCAAAGCAAAAGGCCAACAGGCGATCGGGAGAGGCGCTCCCtctgtgtggaggggggaaagaGAGACCGGTGTTTGA harbors:
- a CDS encoding putative spliceosome-associated protein, which produces MAKSKKEKKAARREREAQLKKISQEIQEKILLAEVATAEGEVEEIVYTLPPTPAELRAAQEEQERQQAAIAAEAEERAAAAAEKPAQGAAAANAEKDEEDRVVLPSLDGGEGGAKGRRHSSSALSGRKHHRMTWEELKLRAAEMYGLEATELVDQHDGNAVDPLFTVRMKMEPHTVPVPYHWHLQRTFLSRQADREEAVGIVPAEVAALGIEKIRATKDRMANPNQVAFISCFMTGTPLQRKTYNVELSRCGDVFYEGKWRPKAHHTPGVLSKRLRQALGIGTTAPPPWLYSMQTMRRLPPAYPDLRIPGLNAPIPAGGQWGLGQDQWGEPPRAEDNSFLFPGVMDEAAAAGSTQAELRWGTVPPLVTSHEEAPSVAGASSSGAASPTPATAAQALPRHTPAAGRPVITPVPFQPQAYVPQQAVPAARVTPQEYVQVQDNTTNSTVAVGYVMMPKDGVQSPPPPSRYPRPQGS